TATAATCTATATGAGTAAAAATTAAAATATTTAATTTGCTATTTAATTAAATTAACTCTTATAAAAATACTTTATTTATTAAATGTACTAAAAAAAAGATATATTGTTAATATTCTTATTATAAAAGTTTCTTAATAAATTATTTTATATATAATACCTATATTTCTTATATTTGCATAAGATATATTTAGTAGAAGTTTTTAACATTATCTAAGGAGGGGTTTATTATGGTTTCGAAAGAAAATATAAAATACTACATACTTATAGCATTTATTTCTATACTCCTATACAAAGCTATCGATTCCCCAAGACAAATACTCGATAGCATCAATGGATTAATGTCTTTTTTTAGTCCATTTTTAGTTGGGATATTCTTAACATTACTTTTAAATCCTATGATAATGTTTTTAGAGCGAAAGTTTAAATCTCATAGACTTGTTAACATATTTTTTTCATACATATTAATATCTTTTGTATTCAGTGTTGGATTTAAACTATTAATACCTGCTATAATCGATACTTTAAATACATTAATAAATGAAATACCCAATTATATAAATATGTTAAATATATTTTTAAATAAATATTTATCTCAATCTCAGGTATTAGAAATACTTATACCTCACCTTCAAAATAATTTAAATAGTATATTAACAAAACTATTAGATTTATTCTCTAAGGTATCTTCAGATTTATTTATATATATTTTTAGCATAACATCATTACTATTTGATATAATAATGGGAATTATTTTATCTATATATATGCTATATGATAAGGAAAAAATAGGCCTTGGGTGTAAAAAATTATTATATGCTTTTTTTCCTATAAACAAAGCTAATAATATAGTCGAATTTTTTAAAGTATCCCATAATATTTTCTATCATTATATTATTGGAAAACTTATTGATTCTGTAATCATAGGTTGTTTAGCTTTTATTGGATTTAAATTTATCCTAAAAATTAATAATACATTATTTTTATCATTTATAGTATTTTTAACAAACATAATACCATATTTCGGACCATTTATAGGTGCAATATTCCCTATTGTTATGACTTTAGTTTATAGTCCTATAAAAGCAGTATGGGTAGCTTTATTCTTGCTTATACTTCAACAATTAGATGGAAATTTAATTGGACCTAAAGTTATGGGTGATCAAGTTGGCCTTAGTCCACTTTGGATAATATCTGCAGTTTTAATAGGAGGATCATTATTTGGAATAATTGGAGTCTTTTTATCAGTTCCTATAGCTGCTATTATAAAGTTTTCAATAGATAAATATGTTCAAAATAAAATCCATATAAGAATATCAAAGTAACTTCATAAATATTAAATAAAAATATCTATCAATATTGATAGATATTTTTATTTAATTTGATATTCAAAATAATCGACTTGCAATATTTTTAATTAACTATTATTATAGTAATATACTATATATATCAAACTAGGAGATTGACTATGAGTAAAAAGAAAAAAATAATATTAACTATTTCTATATTACTATTAATAGTAATTTTAAGTGTAGGTGGATTAGTAGGTAACTATTTTTATAACCTCGCAATAAATCCTTTTACTTCAAAGGATATGATTTTTGGCGAAGATGATGATGATTCTCTAGAGGTAGAAGCTGATGTTAACTGGCTTTTAAAAAATTCTAATTACATAGATAGTTATATAACTTCATCTGACAATTTAAAATTACATGCATACGAAGTAAAAAATGAAAATGAAACTAATAAATGGGCTATTGTAGTTCATGGATACACAAGTGAAGGAAAATTATTAAGTTCTAAAGCTAAACATTTATATGATATGGGATATAATATATTAGTCCCAGATTTAAGAAGTCACGGAAGTAGCGAAGGTGACTACATCGGAATGGGATGGGATGATAGATTTGATATAATTAATTGGATTAATTATGTTGTTAAAAATAATCCTAAATCTGAAATAGCTCTTCATGGAACTTCAATGGGTTCTGCTACTGTTTTAATGGTATCCGGAGAAAAACTTCCATCTAATGTAAAAGCTATTGTTGCTGACTGCGGATATACATCAGTTTATGATGAATTTAGCTATCAGCTTAAACAATTATTTAATTTACCAGCATTTCCTATTATGAATGTTTCAGATATTGTTACACATATAAGAGCTGGATATTGCCTAAATGATGCTTCTGCTATAGATCAAGTAAAAAAATCGACTACTCCAATATTATACATACATGGAGACAAGGATGATTTTGTTCCATATTATATGATGGATGAATTATATAATGTAACTAACTCAGAAAAAGAAAAGCTAACTATAGAAGGCGGGGAACATGCCAACTCAGATTTAGTTAACCCAAAACTTTATTGGTCGACAGTTAATAACTTCCTTGAAAAATACATTAAAAGTTAATATAATCAAATTAAAATATAAAAATAGTGCATCTATTAATAAATGCACTATTTTTATATTATTAAACCAATTAACTTTATATTTGTGATTCTTGTTGTGGTTGATGAGTCTGGTTTGTATTACTTGATTGACTTTGATTATTACTTGGAGTTTGTATTACTTCGCCAGTATTTTCTTGACTAGAATCACCTTGAGTATTTTCTAATTTATTATCTTGTTGATTGTTTTCTTCCTCTTGAGCTTTCTGTTCTTCTTTTTCTTTTAATGCATCTTGTTTTTGATTCTCTTTTAATGCATCTTGTTCTAATTTATATTGCTCTTTGCTTGATACATCTTTTGCATTTTCTTTTCTTTCTTCTTGAGACTTTTTATATTCTTCATTTAGCTTTATAAATTCTTTTTTCTTTTTAGATGCTTCTTTTTTTATTTCTGATGAGCCACCTTTTAAATTTTCTATAACATTTAGACATTCTATTGCCTTATCATAATTTTGCTTTTCTTCATATTCTGCTGCATCATTCATTTTTACAGCTTGCATATACATACTTCTTGCATTTTCATTTGTACTATCCGCAGTTAAAACTTGAGATAAAAGATCTTGTGCCTTTGTATATTCATGTTTTTCTAAAGCTAACTTACCTTCATTAAGTAATTCATCTTTTTTAAATGCTGAACATCCAGTAAAAAATATTGTTATAATCATAAGTATTAAAATCTTCTTTTGTTTCATAAAATCCCTCCGTATATGTAAATTATAGCATTTTTTTGGATTTAATGGCTAAAAATGTATTTTTTTAGATAATATCCTTAATTATTATAATATATTTACTATTCCCTGTAAAATTAATATTATTTAACTACTTATTAATACAATTAATTAAATAACGTAGTGATAACTTGTACTAAAGTAATTATTGTACTCTCCTCATAAATATAGTTGATGAAATAACTTTACATCCAAATTTCTATTAGACTCTATTATCCTTGAAAGTACTTAAAGTACTACATCATTTTACCTTATCTGCATCATAAATAATTAACTCGTTGTGTTAGTTAAATATGATTATTGAAAACACTAGAGCCTAGTAAACTATACTTTTATAGTTCAAAAACTTTATATAGTAATTTCAATATATTTAGTAAAATAATTAGCACAACAGATTAATTATATATTTTTTAATATTTATGTTATAAAATATATAAAGTCAGTTACATTTAATACTCTCATTTAAATTAATTTTTTAAACAATAAAATCTATAATTATTCTTACATAAAAATAATTATAGATTTTATTCCCTAAAAAATTTACTATATATTTAATATTAAAACTTATATAACCTTAAAAAGTTTACTTAAATTTATATCAACAAAGTCTATATCTAAATCTAATTTATCTGGTATAGTTATATCTTTGTTATTTTTAGTTATTACTAATATCTTAGGAACTTCAAAGAATGGTATAGTTGATTTTTCTATTTTTTCTTCAATTCTATCATACTTAAATATATTAAAATTTTCATCTATATTTATATCAACTAATATTTGTTTTATATCATTATAATTATCTACATACTCTATAAATAAATCATATGTGGATTTATCTACTTTAACATTTCTATAAAAACGTCTTACTTTATATCCTCCTGTTTCAAGTTTTATAGCTAATTCTGAACCAATTACTACTTTAACTAGTTCTTTACCTTTATACATTTTACTTCCATTTAAATAATATATATAAGTATTATCTCTATATCCAGAATAATTTAGATTGCAAGGATATTTCCTTAAAGTATACTCATTACACATTTTCCTTAATGTTTTTTTAAATGGTTTTCTCGTATATTTTCTTCTTGTCCCAAAAAACTTTCCAACTTGTGATTCAGTTATACATCTAATTTTACTAACTAGTATTAATATCTCTTTTTCTACTCCTACCATCATGTCTATATCTCCTCGAAGTTATTATTTATTGGTTATAGTATCAATATATTAAATTAATGCTTTAAAATTTACAGTTTTAATAAAAAAATTCACTTCGTTTAAGCATAAAAAAATCGCATATAAAATGCGATTTTTTCATTATTATTTAATTTAATCTTCTTTAATATTTAAAATATTTAAATTATCAAATTCATTTATGTCAACTAATCCCTTTGCTTCTTTTTGATAAGATAACTTAACCTTATCTCCAACTTGAGTTAAAGGAAGCTCTGATGATACTTTAGACATTGCATTAAATATTCTCGAAGTATCAGTATCTATTGTTAAATAGTAGAATGTATTGCCGCTTTGAACCTCTTGATTTATTCTTGTTATAGTACCTTCTATAGTTTCCTGTGTTTCATCATTTTCAAGCTTTATAGAATTACCTTTTGATGCTAAAGCTTCTCTATAGTTTCTTAAAGCATCTTCTTTATTTTCACCAAGACCTAATACACTATAATCTTCAACTGATACAAAAGAAACCATCTTAACAAGACCTGCTTTATCTTTTAATGACATTACATATGTAGGTTTTCCAAGTATATTATACATTACAGGAAAAGTAGCTTGATAGTTTTTCTCTTGTACTTTACCTTCAGCGGAAGTCATAGCTGCCGTTTCTGTAGCTCCAGGTTGTTTATAAAGTTTAGCTTCTTTAGTACGAGTGTCAACTAACATAAATCCAATTGTAGACTCATCTCCACCTGCCGAAGTTATTCCAGTATACCAGTATGCTCTATCATCATTTCCATACACTAAAGATGTACCTTCTGTTGCAACAAGTACTCCTTCTTCTGATATAACTGAATTTAAAAATCCTTTAACATATAACCCCCAATCATTTATCTGATCTACTACAAATGATTCAGGTTGTATTCTATCAATCCACTTAGGAGCATCTTTTATAGAATATCTTTTAGTTTCTCCAGTTGATGCATCAACTGTAGCTACTCCTATAGCATTTGCTCCACTATATCCTACTTTATGTTCATATAAAGTAGTTACCCAATATGGCTTTCCTTTATCATCTATTTCAAATGTAAAATCTGTCATACCTGCATTTACAATTCCTTTTAAATACATATGTCTCTGAAGATCTTGTAATAAGTATGCTTCTGGTTGATAAACTATTTTTACTGGTTTTTTATCTATTTCTTGAACTAATCTAACATCTTGAGGATTACTTGCTGATACCATTACATATCCATTAGTACCATCAAGTGATGTTATCCATTTTATTATATCTCTATGTACAAGTGGTGCAACCCAATATAATTCTCCATTTACACTTTGTATATGAAATTGCCCAAGTTTAGCTACACTTCCAAGAGCTGGATCTTCACCAATTTTTTTATCTCCAAGTCTCATAGCCATATCTTCATCAACTAAACGAATATCTGATACACTTACCGGACTTACATCTTTTGAAAAATTACTCTCTTCAACTTCACCAATTAAGTTTCTATATGCTTTTGCGTGTAGTATTGGTGATGAAGTTATAAATGGCGCTACTATATTAAAAATTATTAATACAATAGCTATACCAAAGTTATATTTTGCTAATTTAGATGTGTGCTCTCCTTTATCTAGCATCATATCTAATACTCCGGCTGCTCCAAAGAATATTATTAAAACTGAAATAAAAGATAAAAAGTCTAATCTTAATACTGGCAATTTAATAAAAGAATATATAGCTACTATAATAGCTGCTACTGCATAGGTCTGTATGAATTTCTTCATTTGATACTCCTTTCACCCACAATTAATTATTATTACTATTATATACATATTTTGTAAAAAAATAAACACCCCTTAAGTATTTAAGAGGTGTTTATTTTATATTTTTACAACTTCTCCAATATTATGA
The Romboutsia ilealis genome window above contains:
- a CDS encoding AI-2E family transporter encodes the protein MVSKENIKYYILIAFISILLYKAIDSPRQILDSINGLMSFFSPFLVGIFLTLLLNPMIMFLERKFKSHRLVNIFFSYILISFVFSVGFKLLIPAIIDTLNTLINEIPNYINMLNIFLNKYLSQSQVLEILIPHLQNNLNSILTKLLDLFSKVSSDLFIYIFSITSLLFDIIMGIILSIYMLYDKEKIGLGCKKLLYAFFPINKANNIVEFFKVSHNIFYHYIIGKLIDSVIIGCLAFIGFKFILKINNTLFLSFIVFLTNIIPYFGPFIGAIFPIVMTLVYSPIKAVWVALFLLILQQLDGNLIGPKVMGDQVGLSPLWIISAVLIGGSLFGIIGVFLSVPIAAIIKFSIDKYVQNKIHIRISK
- a CDS encoding outer membrane protein assembly factor BamD — its product is MKQKKILILMIITIFFTGCSAFKKDELLNEGKLALEKHEYTKAQDLLSQVLTADSTNENARSMYMQAVKMNDAAEYEEKQNYDKAIECLNVIENLKGGSSEIKKEASKKKKEFIKLNEEYKKSQEERKENAKDVSSKEQYKLEQDALKENQKQDALKEKEEQKAQEEENNQQDNKLENTQGDSSQENTGEVIQTPSNNQSQSSNTNQTHQPQQESQI
- a CDS encoding alpha/beta hydrolase; the protein is MSKKKKIILTISILLLIVILSVGGLVGNYFYNLAINPFTSKDMIFGEDDDDSLEVEADVNWLLKNSNYIDSYITSSDNLKLHAYEVKNENETNKWAIVVHGYTSEGKLLSSKAKHLYDMGYNILVPDLRSHGSSEGDYIGMGWDDRFDIINWINYVVKNNPKSEIALHGTSMGSATVLMVSGEKLPSNVKAIVADCGYTSVYDEFSYQLKQLFNLPAFPIMNVSDIVTHIRAGYCLNDASAIDQVKKSTTPILYIHGDKDDFVPYYMMDELYNVTNSEKEKLTIEGGEHANSDLVNPKLYWSTVNNFLEKYIKS